Below is a window of Rhinoderma darwinii isolate aRhiDar2 unplaced genomic scaffold, aRhiDar2.hap1 Scaffold_690, whole genome shotgun sequence DNA.
GTTGGGCAGGACGCCTCCCTGAGCGATGGTCACACCACCCAGCAGCTTGTTGAGCTCCTCGTCATTGCGCACGGCCAGCTGCAGGTGACGGGGGATGATTCGTGTCTTCTTGTTGTCCCGGGCGGCATTTCCAGCCAGTTCCAGGATCTCAGCGGTCAGATATTCCAGCACAGCGGCCAGGTAGACCGGAGCGCCGGCGCCGACCCTCTCAGCATAGTTGCCCTTGCGGAGaagtctgtgcacacgaccgaCAGGGAACTGTAGTCCTGCCCGGGATGAGCGGGTCTTGGCTTTAGCCCGCACTTTGCCTCCTTGTTTACCGCGTCCAGACATCGCTAAAGCAGAGAAATCTCCAGTCCCTATCGTAACAATCACCCATTTCTGCTGCCGTTTATAAGCTACTGCACCGCTCACCAGCTCCTGTGATTGGATAGATTTAAAGCCACCAACAGAGAACAGACTTGTGGGAACCACCAATTAGCTGCACTGGGAGTGGCTTATGACGAATCCATAGGTCACATGACTTGCTCTTCCAGTAGAACAGCGGTCAGACAGCGTTGCTCATTTGCATAGCCCGTGTATAAATACAGCAGCGGTGGGAGGGTAAAGCATTCCATTATCTCAGTTGTGAGGAGATTGCAGTGTGTTATCATGCCTGAGCCCGCCAAGTCTGCCCCCGGCGCCCAAGAAAGGCTCCAAGAAAGCCGTGACCAAGACACAGAAGAAGGACGGCAAGAAGCGGAGAAAGAGCAGGAAGGAGAGCTACGCCATTTACGTGTACAAGGTGCTCAAGCAGGTCCACCCTGACACCGGCATCTCG
It encodes the following:
- the LOC142728786 gene encoding histone H2A type 1; its protein translation is MSGRGKQGGKVRAKAKTRSSRAGLQFPVGRVHRLLRKGNYAERVGAGAPVYLAAVLEYLTAEILELAGNAARDNKKTRIIPRHLQLAVRNDEELNKLLGGVTIAQGGVLPNIQAVLLPKKTESSKSAKSK